In Malassezia japonica chromosome 2, complete sequence, one DNA window encodes the following:
- the EAF3 gene encoding Esa1p-associated factor (COG:B; COG:K; EggNog:ENOG503NVZW): protein MAENWKGDDNQNGAVGPHFLVHYQGWKKTWDEWVPESRLLKYNEENLARQKALVDATKAEAEAAAQAAAAAHADASPARGAGRKGTPNAGGRGTKRSRESTDQDELERRPEIKLTIPDVLKVQLVDDWENITRKEQLVPLPRNPNVREVLKEYGEVYRATHKGKPGDWSAVLDEVLAGIKLYFDKSLAQNLLYRFERPQYVEMRKQHGPKMGDGDVDAAGRADAKPKRGRQPAAAATPAEPTMELEASEIYGAEHLLRLFVNLPGIVAHTSMDSDSVAVLREHLTEFLAFMAREQKRLFAAEYDTPSSAYQRLGTL from the exons ATGGCCGAGAACTGGAAAGGCGACGATAACCAGAACGGTGCCGTCGGCCCCCATTTCCTCGTGCACTACCAAGGCTGGAAAAAGAC ATGGGACGAGTGGGTGCCCGAGTCGCGTCTGTTGAAATATAATGAGGAGAACCTTGCGCGGCAAAAAGCGCTTGTGGATGCgaccaaggccgaggcggaggctgctgcgcaggccgcagcggccgcgcatGCCGACGCGAGCCccgcgcgcggtgccgGGCGCAAAGGCACGCCCAATGCCGGTGGCCGAGGCACGAAGCGCAGCCGCGAGTCGACTGATcaggacgagctcgagcgccgtccCGAGATCAAGCTGACGATCCCCGACGTGCTGAAAGTGCAGCTTGTGGACGACTGGGAGAATATCACACGCAaagagcagctcgtcccCCTCCCTCGGAATCCGaacgtgcgcgaggtcctGAAAGAGTACGGCGAAGTGTACCGTGCGACGCACAAAGGCAAGCCGGGCGATTGGTCGGctgtgctcgacgaggtgcttgcCGGCATCAAGCTCTACTTTGACAAGAGCCTCGCGCAGAATCTGCTGTACCGTTTCGAGCGTCCCCAATACGTCGAGATGCGCAAGCAGCACGGCCCCAAGatgggcgacggcgacgtggacgccgccggccgcgccgatgcAAAGCCCAAGCGCGGGCGGcagcccgccgccgccgccacccCCGCCGAGCCGACGATGGAGCTAGAGGCGAGCGAGATCTATGGCGCGGAGCACCTGCTTCGTCTGTTTG TCAACCTCCCTGGCATTGTCGCGCACACGAGCATGGACTCGGACTCTGTCGCCGTACTGCGCGAGCACCTCACCGAGTTCCTCGCGTTTatggcgcgcgagcagaaGCGCCTCTTTGCGGCAGAGTACGACACCCCCAGCTCCGCCTACCAGCGCCTAGGCACTTTGTAG
- a CDS encoding uncharacterized protein (EggNog:ENOG503Q4MC; COG:S) — protein MEHWKNLTSSVGPLGQKLTERFGALNQQAREHFGQTNDITELPDEYRELEDRVDALKNAQNVLIRAARAYEHEGYDYPHQLQESVTHGAQTLSHTLSAWAATATKNTSLPSVQPTNAPPTEPRTLHHALSRSAASAAIYLGNAPATAVAQPGGEPVPTNESRLGELLQQFAVAQDKIGGARLLQDKTIIQSFVNVWNAFGAQIQLAMKARQSVKEARLHLDSWRATLKTAETSNASSAKLEQYGTEVEHAEDKLVSATEEAISLMKTVLDNPEPAKSLAAFVKAQLDYHRAAVSSLEQLDADMAGVVTKVESEYRASRS, from the exons ATGGAGCACTGGAAGAACCTGACGTCGAGTGTCGGCCCTCTTGGCCAGAAGCTTACTGAGCGCTTCGGTGCGCTGAACCAGCAGGCCCGTGAGCACTTTGGCCAGACGAATGACATTACCGAGCTCCCTGACGAGTACCGTGAGCTGGAGGACCGTGTGGATGCGCTGAAGAACGCGCAGAACGTCCTCatccgcgctgcgcgtgcgtaCGAGCACGAAGGCTACGACTACCCCCACCAGCTCCAGGAGTCAGTCACGCACGGTGCGCAGACGCTGAGCCACACGCTGTCTGCGTGGGCTGCGACTGCGACCAAGAACacctcgctgccgagcgtgcaGCCGACAAATGCGCCACCGAccgagccgcgcacgctgcaccacgcgctctcgcgcagcgccgcgagtgCTGCGATCTACCTCGGCAATGCGCCTGCGACGGCTGTCGCGCAGCCCGGCGGTGAGCCGGTGCCGACGAACGAgagccgcctcggcgagctgctgcagcagttTGCCGTGGCCCAGGACAAgatcggcggtgcgcgtctCTTGCAGGACAAGACCATCATCCAGTCCTTTGTCAACGTGTGGAACGCGTTTGGTGCGCAGATCCAGCTGGCGATGAA AGCCCGTCAGTCGGTCAAGGAGGCGCGTCTGCACCTCGACTCGTGGCGTGCGACGCTCAAGACGGCCGAGACGTcgaacgcgtcgagcgccaagctcgagcagtATGGCaccgaggtcgagcacgccgaggacaAGCTGGTGAGCGCGACGGAGGAGGCAATCAGCCTCATGAAGACGGTGCTGGACAACCCCGAGCCTGCCAAGAGCCTCGCGGCGTTTGTCAAGGCACAGCTCGACTAccaccgcgcggcggtgagctcgctcgagcagctcgacgccgacaTGGCTGGCGTCGTGACCAAGGTCGAGTCCGAGTaccgtgcgtcgcgctcgtag
- the URA2 gene encoding Carbamoyl-phosphate synthase (EggNog:ENOG503NW85; COG:F; BUSCO:EOG09262914; MEROPS:MER0060647): MSGVDPTTAGASPSPLDGIAPSLRSALVDQVPSRAPSPAPPATTVPVGQEPTGTMVLELSDGTEYQGISFGAEGKSISGECVFQTGMVGYVESLTDPSYEGQILVLTYPLIGNYGVPKRSAGETQPRLAAPFESSRIHVAGLVVAYYSQDFSHYLAASGLGDWLKENGVPAVYGIDTRALTKRIRTKGSMLARLLAPNGQPALPPTDGTNNWRARFHDVAWHDPNGEHLVQKVSCKAPMLYTPEDTQPAGLRTANEPTLLHGSGRPIRILALDMGMKLNQIRCFTTRGVQLKVVPWDYDINSESEPFDGLFVSNGPGDPTQCTLTIERLRTFLNRTNDPIPVFGICLGHQLLALAAGATTAKMKYGNRGQNIPCTDQLSGRCYITSQNHGYAVDGTSLPAGWKELFVNANDGSNEGIYCESYPYFSVQFHPESTAGPRDTEYLFDVFIRSVVDAAAVRNAGKVAPKAVEFPGGLLADHEAAHPRLHLRKVLVLGSGGLSIGQAGEFDYSGSQAIKALKEEGIYTILINPNIATIQTSSGLADKVYFLPVTPEFVLKVLRHERPDGIYCTFGGQTALNVGIKIKDELGSLGVRNLGTPIDTIIKTEDRDLFAKAMEEIGERCAPSASANNWDEALAASKTIGFPVIVRAAFALGGLGSGFAKNEEELRRLCHAAFANSPQVLVEKSMKGWKEVEYEVVRDIRDNCITVCNMENFDPLGVHTGDSIVIAPSQTLSDEDYNMLRTTAVNVIRHLGVVGECNIQYALNPHSREYCIIEVNARLSRSSALASKATGYPLAFVAAKLGLNIPLNELRNSVTRETSACFEPSLDYVVTKIPRWDLRKFERVSSKLGSSMKSVGEVMAIGRTFEESIQKAIRSIDPSFDGFGKNDFVNENEIDEELEFPTDKRIFAVGNALHNGYTVDQIHALSNIDRWFLSKLKGITTAAHALEQSTAQPLSGMLLRQAKQLGFSDRQISRYVASAELAVRQRRKELGITPFVKQIDTVAAEFPAQTNYLYTTYNAVENDVQFSDHGVMVLGSGVYRIGSSVEFDWCAVRAIRTLREKGYKTVMVNYNPETVSTDYDEADRLYFENISLETVMDIYEMEHSSGVIISMGGQTPNNIALPLYRQGVKVLGTSPEMIDMAENRYKFSRMLDKIDVDQPMWKELTSLEDAYSTCARFGYPVLVRPSYVLSGAAMNVVYSAEDLSSYLSQAAAINREHPVVITKYLEGAKEIEMDAVAKDGKMIMHYVSEHVENAGVHSGDATLILPPQDLEPETVRRIEVATSKIASSLNVTGPFNIQFIAKNNEIKVIECNVRAARSFPFVSKVTGVDAIELATCAMMDIAVEPYPAVELPHQYVGVKVPQFSFSRLAGADPILGVEMASTGEVACFGRNKYEAYLRAMLASGIRLPTNNVLLSVGSFSEKQELLPSVRTLHALGFTLYGSSGTADFYTENGIPVIQLEALPEDDDWGSDENSKASYSLLTHLTQGVSSLFISLPSKNKYRRPSSFTSMGYRARRLAIDRSIPLITNVKNAKLFVEALAVHRKLGSRFEVFPIDAKSSHMTYTFPGLVGIDAFVPTVGNEITAKDVGAYTRTAALGGFTNLVLGARGASCAVYNEQTLAAAEAALEGQCATDVSLTLLADPAYVASYVDLAPRVRALFVSFTGAAREQSQQPSVLASYFGNWPEDKLIVTDAAGADLASVLLLASLHARALHVTDVRSAGDMQLLALSKAKGLRVTCDVSIYALFFSTDMYPTATCLPSSADQDALWGHLEDIDAFSLGSAPYLLAEQLGHAPSPTAGLEEAMRLLLNAANENRLTLNTVMDKMSTRPREIFGLPEQADTSVSVEVDRATPVSKADVWSPLESTALQGGVHRVLFRGTTVVLDGEVLSHSLLGANISALTGNKGADATRAEAAPPSPTLALRSPSAKRAFGRTDSMRPLTMIGGMAAASSGVSRESELKELPAPLLREPTTSTAMQLYHPTFSRRHILSVKQFNREDLHALFTVAQEMRFLVERYGVLDILRGRVLSTLFYEESTRTSSSFEAAMARCGGQIVAVNTSRSSVAKGETLADTVRTLGCYSDIVVLRHPAVGSSQEAAKFSPVPIINAGDGVGEHPTQALLDVFTIREELGTVNGLTITLVGDLKNGRTTHSLVRLLSLYGVTLNFVSPRSLEMPREVVRDLSKHGITMFETSNLDDVIGSTDVLYVTRIQRERFNSPEEYEKVKGCYVVNNDVLARAKADTVVLHPLPRVDEIDPEVDFDTKRAAYFRQMRCGLFIRMALLAMVLQSSDRA, from the coding sequence GCCGCTTGACGGCATTGCgccctcgctgcgctccgccCTTGTTGATCAGgtgccgtcgcgcgctccctcgcctgcgccgcctgctaCGACGGTGCCGGTGGGCCAGGAGCCGACCGGCACCatggtgctcgagctgtcGGACGGCACCGAGTACCAAGGCATCAGCTTTGGTGCCGAAGGCAAGAGCATCTCGGGAGAGTGCGTCTTCCAAACGGGTATGGTCGGCTACGTCGAGTCGCTCACCGACCCCTCGTACGAGGGCCAGATCCTCGTGCTCACCTACCCCCTGATCGGTAACTACGGTGTGCCGAAGCGCTCGGCTGGCGAGACGCAGCcccgcctcgctgcgccgttCGAGTCGTCGCGCATCCATGTTGCCGGTCTGGTTGTTGCATACTACAGCCAGGACTTTAGTCACTACCTGGCCGCGTCCGGCCTCGGTGACTGGCTGAAGGAAAACGGTGTGCCGGCCGTGTACGGTAtcgacacgcgcgcgctcACGAAGCGCATCCGTACCAAGGGCAGcatgctcgcgcgcctcctcgcgccGAATGGCCAGCCCGCCCTGCCGCCCACCGATGGCACGAACAACTGGCGTGCGCGCTTCCACGACGTCGCGTGGCACGATCCCAACGGCGAGCACCTTGTGCAGAAGGTTTCGTGCAAGGCCCCGATGCTCTACACGCCCGAGGACACGCAGCCTGCCGGTCTGCGCACCGCGAACGAGCCCACACTGCTGCacggcagcggccgcccgATCCGCATtctggcgctcgacatgGGTATGAAGCTCAACCAGATCCGCTGCTTTACCACGCGCGGTGTGCAGCTCAAGGTTGTGCCCTGGGACTATGACATCAACAGCGAGAGCGAGCCGTTTGACGGTCTCTTTGTCTCGAACGGTCCCGGTGACCCCACGCAGTGCACGCTCACTATTGAGCGCCTGCGTACGTTTTTGAACCGCACCAACGACCCGATTCCCGTGTTTGGTATCTGTCTGGGTCAccagctccttgcgctcgctgcgggTGCGACGACCGCCAAGATGAAGTACGGCAACCGTGGTCAAAATATTCCGTGCACGGACCAGCTCAGTGGCCGCTGCTACATCACCTCGCAGAACCACGGTTACGCGGTGGACGGCACCTCGCTCCCGGCGGGCTGGAAGGAGCTGTTTGTCAACGCGAACGACGGCAGCAACGAGGGTATCTACTGCGAATCGTACCCCTACTTCTCTGTGCAGTTCCACCCGGAGAGCACCGCCGGTCCCCGCGACACCGAGTACCTCTTTGACGTGTTTATCCGCTCGGTGGTCGACGCGGCTGCGGTGCGCAACGCCGGAAAGGTCGCTCCGAAGGCGGTCGAGTTCCCCGGCGGTCTGCTCGCTGACCACGAGGCGGCCCACCCCCGCCTGCacctgcgcaaggtcctggtgctcggctcgggcggTCTGAGCATCGGCCAGGCGGGTGAGTTTGACTACAGTGGCTCGCAGGCGATCAAGGCCCTGAAGGAGGAGGGTATCTACACCATCCTCATCAACCCCAACATTGCCACGATCCAGACCTCGTCGGGTCTTGCGGACAAGGTGTACTTTTTGCCCGTCACCCCCGAGTTTGTGCTCAAGGTCCTGCGCCACGAGCGTCCGGACGGTATCTACTGCACGTTTGGTGGCCAGACTGCGCTGAACGTCGGTATCAAGATCAAGGACGAGCTCgggtcgctcggcgtgcgcaaccTCGGTACCCCGATCGACACGATCATCAAGACCGAGGACCGTGACCTGTTCGCCAAGGCCATGGAGGAGAttggcgagcgctgcgcgccgagcgccagtgCGAACAACTGGGACGAGGCCCTGGCGGCATCCAAGACGATCGGTTTCCCGGTCATTGTGCGTGCTGCCTTTGCCCTCGGTGGTCTCGGTTCCGGCTTTGCGAAGAACGAGGAAGAACTGCGCCGCCTGTGCCACGCCGCCTTTGCCAACTCGCCGCAGGTGCTTGTGGAGAAGAGTATGAAGGGCTGGAAGGAGGTCGAGTACGAGGTTGTGCGTGATATCCGCGACAACTGTATCACCGTGTGTAACATGGAGAACTTTGATCCCTTGGGTGTACACACCGGCGACTCGATCGTCATTGCCCCGAGTCAGAcgctgagcgacgaggaTTACAACATGCTCCGCACGACCGCCGTCAACGTCATTCGCCACCTCGGTGTCGTGGGTGAGTGCAACATCCAGTACGCCCTCAACCCCCACAGCCGCGAGTACTGCATTATCGAGGTGAATGCGCGTCTCTCGCGTtcgtcggcgctcgcctcCAAGGCGACCGGCTACCCGCTCGCGTTTGTCGCCGCCAAGCTCGGTCTCAATATCCCGCTcaacgagctgcgcaacaGCGTCACGCGCGagacctcggcgtgcttCGAGCCGAGTCTCGACTACGTCGTGACCAAGATCCCCCGCTGGGATCTGCGCAAGTTTGAGCGTGTCAGCTCCAAGCTCGGCAGTTCGATGAAGAGTGTCGGTGAAGTGATGGCCATCGGCCGCACCTTTGAGGAGTCGATCCAGAAGGCCATCCGCTCCATCGACCCCTCCTTTGACGGTTTCGGCAAGAACGACTTTGTGAACGAGAacgagatcgacgaggagctcgagttCCCGACCGACAAGCGCATCTTTGCCGTCGGTAACGCGCTGCACAATGGCTACACCGTCGACCAGATCCACGCGCTGAGCAACATTGACCGCTGGTTCCTGTCCAAGCTTAAGGGGATCACTacggccgcgcacgcgctcgaacAGAGCACCGCGCAGCCCCTGTCGGGCATGCTTCTGCGCCAGGCCAAGCAGCTCGGCTTCAGCGATCGCCAGATCTCGCGCTACGTGGCGAGCGCGGAGCTGGctgtgcgccagcgccgcaaggagctcggcaTCACGCCGTTTGTCAAGCAGATTGAcacggtcgccgccgagtTCCCCGCGCAGACCAACTACCTGTACACGACCTACAACGCGGTCGAGAACGACGTCCAGTTCAGCGACCACGGCGTGATGGTGCTTGGTTCGGGTGTGTACCGCATCGGTTCCTCGGTCGAGTTCGACTGGtgtgccgtgcgcgcgatccgcacgctccgcgAGAAGGGCTACAAGACGGTCATGGTCAACTACAACCCCGAGACTGTGTCGACGGACtacgacgaggccgaccgTCTGTACTTTGAGAACATCTCGCTTGAGACGGTGATGGACATCTACGAGATGGAGCACAGCTCGGGCGTGATCATCTCGATGGGTGGTCAGACGCCGAACAACAttgcgctgccgctgtACCGCCAGGGCGTCAAGGTCCTCGGTACCTCGCCGGAGATGATCGACATGGCCGAGAACCGCTACAAGTTctcgcgcatgctcgacaagatcgacgtcgaccagcCCATGTGGAAGGAGCTGACGAGCCTGGAGGATGCGTactcgacgtgcgcgcgcttcggctACCCCGTCCTTGTCCGCCCGTCGTACGTGCTGAGTGGTGCGGCGATGAACGTCGTGTACTCTGCCGAGGACCTCAGCTCGTACCTGtcgcaggccgccgcgatCAACCGCGAGCACCCCGTGGTGATTACCAAGTACCTCGAGGGCGCCAAGGAGATCGAGATGGACGCTGTCGCCAAGGACGGTAAGATGATCATGCACTACGTCTCGGAGCACGTCGAGAACGCGGGTGTGCACTCGGGTGATGCGACGCTCATCCTCCCCCCGCAGGACCTCGAGCCAGAGACGGTGCGCAGGATCGAGGTGGCGACGAGCAagatcgcctcgtcgctcaACGTCACCGGTCCCTTCAACATCCAGTTCATCGCCAAGAACAACGAGATCAAGGTGATTGAGTGCAacgtgcgtgccgcgcgttCGTTCCCCTTCGTCTCGAAGGTGACGGGCGTGGACGCGATCGAGCTTGCGACCTGCGCCATGATGGACATTGCTGTCGAGCCCTACCccgccgtcgagctgccgcACCAGTACGTCGGTGTCAAGGTGCCGCAATTCTCCTTCTCGCGtctcgccggtgccgacCCGATTCTCGGTGTCGAGATGGCGTCGACGGGTGAGGTGGCATGCTTTGGCCGCAACAAGTACGAGGCGTACCTGCGCGCGATGCTCGCCTCGGGTATCCGCCTGCCGACCAACAATGTGCTGCTGTCGGTGGGTAGCTTCAGCGAGAagcaggagctgctgccgtcggtgcgcaccctgcacgcgctcggcttcACCCTGTACGGTTCGTCGGGTACCGCCGACTTCTACACGGAGAACGGCATCCCGGTCatccagctcgaggcgcttcccgaggacgacgactgGGGCAGTGACGAGAACAGCAAAGCGTCGTACTCGCTGCTGACGCACTTGACCCAGGGCGTGAGCAGCCTGTTCATCTCGCTCCCGAGTAAGAACAAGTACCGCCGCCCCTCGTCGTTCACCTCGATGGGCTaccgcgcgcgtcgtctcGCAATCGACCGCTCGATCCCGTTGATCACCAACGTGAAGAACGCCAAGCTGTTTGTCGAGGCCCTTGCGGTGCACCGCAAGCTTGGCAGCCGCTTCGAGGTGTTCCCGATCGACGCCAAGTCGAGCCACATGACCTACACCTTCCCGGGTCTGGTCGGCATCGACGCCTTTGTGCCTACAGTCGGCAACGAGATCACCGCCAAGGACGTGGGCGCCTACACCCGTAcggctgcgctcggcggcttTACGAACCTcgtgctcggtgcgcgcggcgcctcgtgcgccgtgTACAACGAGCAGACGCTCGCtgctgccgaggccgcgctcgagggccAGTGCGCGACGGACGTTTCGCtgacgctcctcgcggaccccgcgtacgtcgcctcGTACGTGGACCTCGCGCCCCGCGTGCGTGCACTCTTTGTGTCCTTCACgggtgccgcgcgcgagcagagCCAGCAGCCGTCGGTACTTGCCTCGTACTTTGGCAACTGGCCCGAGGACAAGCTCATCGTCAcggacgccgccggcgcggacCTCGCCTCGGTGCTGCTCCTGGCGAGCCTGCAtgcacgcgcgctgcaTGTGACTGACGTCCGCAGTGCGGGCGACAtgcagctccttgcgctcaGCAAAGCCAAGGGCCTGCGTGTGACGTGCGACGTGTCGATCTACGCGCTGTTCTTCTCGACGGACATGTACCccacggcgacgtgccTGCCGAGCAGTGCTGACCAGGACGCGCTCTGGGGCCACCTCGAGGACATCGACGCCTTCTCGCTCGGCAGTGCGCCCtacctgctcgccgagcagcttggccacgcgccgtcgccgacggccggtctcgaggaggcgatgcgcctgctcctcaACGCTGCGAACGAGAACCGCCTCACGCTCAACACGGTGATGGACAAGATGAGCACGCGCCCCCGCGAGATCTTTGGCCTGCccgagcaggccgacaCCTCGGTGTCGGTCGAGGTGGACCGTGCGACGCCCGTGTCCAAGGCCGACGTGTGGTCGCCGCTCGAGTCGACCGCGCTGCAGGGCGGTGTGCACCGTGTGCTCTTCCGCGGCACCACGGTtgtgctcgacggcgaggtgctgaGCCActcgctcctcggcgccaaCATCAGTGCGCTCACCGGCAACAAGGGCgccgacgcgacgcgcgccgaggcggctcctccgtcgccgacgcttgcgctgcgctcgccgtcggcgaaGCGTGCGTTTGGCCGCACCGACTCGATGCGCCCTCTGACCATGATTGGCGGTATGgctgcggcgagctcgggtgtctcgcgcgagagcgagctGAAGGAGttgcctgcgccgctcctgcgcgagccTACAACGAGCACTGCGATGCAGCTCTACCACCCCACGTTCTCGCGACGCCACATTCTCTCGGTGAAGCAGTTCAACCGCGAGGACTTGCACGCGCTCTTTACCGTGGCGCAGGAGATGCGCTTCCTGGTCGAGCGCTACGGTGTGCTGGACATTCTGCGTGGCCGCGTGCTGAGCACGCTGTTCTACGAGGAGtcgacgcgcacctcgtcctcgttTGAGGCTGCgatggcgcgctgcggtgGCCAGATCGTCGCGGTGAACACCTCGCGTTCGTCGGTCGCCAAgggcgagacgctcgccgacacggtgcgcacgctcggctgCTACAGCGACATTGTGGTGCTGCGCCACCCCGCGGTGGGCTCGTCACAGGAAGCGGCCAAGTTCTCGCCTGTGCCGATCATCAacgccggcgacggcgtTGGCGAGCACCccacgcaggcgctgctggacgTCTTTACCATCCGTGAGGAGCTGGGTACCGTCAACGGCCTGACCATTACCCTGGTCGGTGACCTGAAGAACGGCCGCACGACGCactcgctcgtgcgcctgctctCGCTGTACGGCGTGACGCTCAACTTTgtctcgccgcgctcgctcgagatGCCCCGTGAGGTGGTGCGCGACCTCTCGAAGCACGGCATCACGATGTTCGAGACGAGCaacctcgacgacgtgaTCGGCTCGACCGACGTGCTCTACGTGACGCgcatccagcgcgagcgttTCAACAGCCCCGAAGAGTACGAAAAAGTCAAGGGCTGCTACGTCGTGAACAACGACGTGCTGGCGCGTGCCAAGGCTGACACCGTCGTCCTGCACCCCTTGCCGCGTgtcgacgagatcgaccCCGAGGTCGACTTTGACAcgaagcgcgcggcctACTTCCGCCAGATGCGCTGCGGTCTCTTTATCCGCATGGCGCTCCTGGCCATGGTCCTTCAGTCGAGCGACCGGGCTTGA